In a genomic window of Allomeiothermus silvanus DSM 9946:
- a CDS encoding IS701-like element ISMesi2 family transposase, whose protein sequence is MLSQASPKGVMPMNPPKCDDLDYIHFLIAAQRVFTCTEAARCSPKEKSPPAHDAFTRLLQRQPPDTAALWQEAKAFVKLREGLLILDDTTLDKPYARDMDLVSYHWSGKHQRVVRGIALMTLLWTEGQALIPCDFRVYDKPQDGKSKNDHFQTMLQKAKERGFQPEYVLMDSWYASLENLKAIVSFGWRFLTRLKGNRLVNPEGKGNVPIREVEIPGEGRVVHLRGFGFVRVFRTLSKDGEAEYWATNHLGMSEEKRAELERQGWGIEVYHRGLKQCCGVERAQVRKAVSILRHLLLALRAFLRLEVYRLRRGVSWYEAKASIVREAIRSYLAHPLHILQPTA, encoded by the coding sequence GTGCTTAGCCAAGCTTCTCCAAAGGGGGTGATGCCCATGAACCCACCGAAGTGCGATGACCTGGACTACATCCACTTTCTCATCGCCGCTCAGCGGGTCTTCACCTGTACCGAGGCCGCTCGCTGTAGTCCAAAGGAGAAGAGCCCTCCCGCCCATGATGCCTTTACCCGCCTGCTGCAAAGACAGCCGCCCGACACGGCGGCGCTGTGGCAGGAGGCCAAGGCCTTCGTGAAGCTCAGGGAGGGGCTGCTGATCCTGGACGACACCACCCTGGATAAGCCCTACGCTCGGGACATGGATCTGGTGAGTTACCACTGGAGCGGCAAACACCAAAGGGTGGTTAGGGGCATCGCCCTCATGACCCTGCTGTGGACGGAGGGGCAGGCCCTGATCCCCTGCGACTTTCGGGTCTACGACAAGCCCCAGGATGGGAAGAGCAAAAACGACCACTTTCAGACCATGCTCCAGAAAGCGAAGGAGCGGGGGTTTCAGCCGGAATATGTCCTGATGGACAGCTGGTATGCCAGCTTGGAGAACCTCAAGGCCATAGTCAGCTTTGGCTGGCGGTTTCTGACGCGGCTGAAGGGCAACCGCCTGGTCAACCCGGAGGGGAAGGGAAATGTACCCATCCGTGAGGTGGAAATCCCTGGGGAGGGGAGGGTGGTTCATCTTCGGGGTTTTGGGTTCGTGAGGGTGTTCCGAACGCTCTCCAAGGACGGGGAGGCGGAGTACTGGGCCACGAACCATCTGGGGATGAGCGAAGAGAAGCGGGCGGAGTTAGAGCGGCAAGGATGGGGGATCGAAGTGTACCATCGGGGGCTCAAGCAGTGCTGTGGGGTGGAGCGGGCCCAGGTGAGGAAGGCGGTCTCCATCCTGCGGCACCTCCTCCTGGCTTTGCGGGCCTTCCTCCGGCTGGAGGTCTACCGGCTGCGCAGGGGGGTGAGCTGGTACGAGGCCAAGGCGTCCATTGTTCGCGAGGCAATACGAAGTTATCTCGCCCATCCCCTCCACATCCTTCAGCCAACTGCGTAA
- a CDS encoding glycerol-3-phosphate acyltransferase: MLEDGSGNVGTTNAWRVLGPVPGTMVLVLDVSKGILAVALGEFLAKDATGGLLAGALAVWGHCYSIWLLGKGGKGIATAVGVLFAVQPVMLLIALAAFAGLTLLSRSRYRAATLVALALPLVCVAVVPVATYLWFGFGVGIPVAIKNLPDWNRA, encoded by the coding sequence CTGCTCGAGGACGGCTCAGGTAACGTCGGGACCACCAACGCCTGGCGGGTGCTGGGGCCAGTCCCCGGCACAATGGTGCTCGTATTAGACGTAAGCAAGGGCATCCTAGCCGTGGCGTTGGGAGAGTTTCTGGCCAAAGATGCCACCGGAGGGCTACTGGCCGGGGCACTTGCGGTGTGGGGGCACTGCTACTCGATATGGCTGCTGGGCAAAGGCGGAAAGGGCATCGCCACCGCCGTAGGGGTACTATTTGCCGTTCAGCCGGTGATGCTGCTCATCGCCCTGGCAGCTTTCGCCGGGCTTACGCTCTTGAGCCGAAGCCGCTACCGTGCGGCTACTCTGGTTGCTCTGGCCTTACCGCTGGTGTGTGTGGCCGTTGTGCCCGTGGCTACTTATTTGTGGTTCGGCTTCGGGGTAGGGATCCCGGTAGCCATCAAGAACCTGCCGGACTGGAACCGAGCTTAG
- a CDS encoding sensor domain-containing diguanylate cyclase — MSDERLRYRVYTAGLLVGVASLPVIWAFQQAQDPFVRWTYPFFSALSLFWLWALLTRKLPVARIERQAILGIGLLFLSKYAYYFAFVGDLRGVWAEIGATAWVFAFLMILFYLTSDSRAGLRYSVLLVLIAAVLGAARLIPDLYQGRHQAEFLAWLRDIVRLAAMAALLYVFSNAKDRLALAHQRARELHLLAHTDGLTGLLNRLGATRALEDRLAAQRPIAVVLADIDHFKSINDRFGHAVGDDVLIEVGVRLRDALREGDAVGRWGGEEFLMILESAEAGQALVLVERLQNRMHSRPFPGVGRVTVSLGVAVHQPGESQADLLRRADEALYAAKRQGRNRAVLSTPREA, encoded by the coding sequence ATGAGCGATGAACGTCTGAGGTACCGGGTATATACCGCAGGGTTGCTGGTAGGGGTGGCCTCCTTGCCGGTGATCTGGGCCTTTCAGCAAGCCCAGGATCCTTTCGTACGTTGGACGTATCCTTTTTTCTCAGCCCTCAGCTTGTTCTGGTTATGGGCGCTGCTCACCCGAAAACTCCCGGTAGCCCGTATCGAGCGGCAGGCCATCCTGGGGATCGGACTTCTTTTTCTCAGCAAGTACGCTTATTACTTCGCTTTTGTTGGTGATCTCAGGGGGGTCTGGGCTGAGATCGGAGCTACCGCCTGGGTTTTCGCGTTTTTGATGATTCTGTTCTACCTGACTTCCGACTCTCGGGCTGGCCTGCGTTACAGCGTTTTGCTGGTACTGATCGCTGCTGTGCTAGGTGCTGCGCGGTTGATACCCGACCTTTATCAAGGGCGACACCAAGCCGAGTTTCTAGCTTGGTTGCGGGATATCGTGCGGTTGGCGGCGATGGCGGCTTTGCTCTACGTTTTTTCCAACGCTAAGGATCGGCTGGCTCTAGCCCATCAGCGGGCCAGGGAACTGCACCTTCTAGCCCACACCGACGGGCTCACCGGGCTGCTCAATCGGTTGGGGGCTACACGGGCGCTCGAGGACCGTCTGGCTGCTCAGCGGCCTATCGCAGTGGTGCTGGCGGATATCGACCACTTTAAATCCATCAACGACCGTTTCGGCCACGCGGTGGGGGATGATGTCCTAATCGAAGTAGGGGTGCGCTTACGCGATGCGCTGCGCGAAGGAGACGCGGTGGGCCGGTGGGGTGGAGAGGAGTTCTTGATGATTTTGGAGTCTGCCGAGGCGGGGCAAGCGCTGGTTTTGGTCGAGCGCTTGCAAAACCGGATGCACTCGCGGCCTTTTCCTGGGGTCGGGAGGGTGACGGTGAGCCTAGGGGTGGCGGTGCACCAGCCGGGGGAATCCCAGGCGGATTTGCTGCGTCGAGCCGATGAGGCTTTATATGCGGCCAAGCGCCAGGGGCGTAACCGGGCGGTTTTGAGTACCCCACGGGAAGCGTGA
- the hisD gene encoding histidinol dehydrogenase — MIHLSDQVRERFARRKPFLEDEAALARVRQILQEIEHEGDAALDRWSERLDGFPAEEIPKRAWREAYDDLNSELRDALETSRERIEAFYVNEPRGGFLEASPEGLLGQLVRPLERVGVYVPGGSAPLISSVLMAAVVARVAGVGEVVVASPPRVPPAILAAAWVAGADRLFAMGGAQAIAALAYGTGRVPRVDKIVGPGNRYVILAKREVYGAVGIEALPGPTETLIVADASADARLLAADLLAQAEHGPDSEAWLLSPDPDLLARVEAELHSQLATLPRAEIARKALERSGLVRVGSLEEALELANLYAPEHLCLSVEDPTRWLGRVQNAGGVFLGEHSCEALGDYIAGPSHVMPTAGTARFGGGLAVRDFLKIIPVVGLSSEAVAKLAPLGAQLAREEGLEAHARALDLRAHNGSRGDER; from the coding sequence ATGATCCATCTGTCCGATCAGGTTCGCGAGCGATTTGCTCGTAGAAAGCCTTTTCTCGAAGACGAGGCAGCACTCGCACGGGTTCGGCAAATCCTGCAGGAGATCGAACACGAGGGGGATGCCGCCTTGGATCGCTGGAGTGAGCGATTGGATGGCTTTCCCGCCGAAGAGATCCCCAAGCGAGCTTGGCGGGAAGCTTATGATGACCTAAATAGTGAACTTAGGGATGCCCTCGAGACTTCCCGTGAGCGGATCGAGGCGTTTTATGTCAATGAACCCCGCGGCGGCTTCTTGGAGGCTAGCCCTGAGGGTTTATTAGGTCAGCTGGTGCGGCCTCTGGAGCGGGTGGGGGTGTACGTCCCCGGTGGGAGTGCTCCCCTCATCTCCTCGGTGCTGATGGCGGCGGTGGTGGCACGGGTGGCCGGAGTGGGCGAGGTGGTGGTGGCGAGCCCCCCTCGGGTTCCTCCAGCCATCCTGGCGGCGGCCTGGGTAGCGGGGGCCGACCGGCTCTTTGCCATGGGCGGTGCCCAGGCCATCGCGGCTTTGGCCTATGGCACCGGGCGGGTTCCGCGGGTGGATAAGATCGTCGGACCGGGCAACCGCTACGTGATTCTGGCTAAGCGAGAAGTCTACGGGGCGGTAGGAATCGAGGCCCTGCCCGGCCCTACGGAGACCCTGATCGTAGCCGACGCTTCAGCGGATGCCCGGCTGCTGGCTGCCGACCTCTTGGCCCAAGCGGAACACGGCCCCGATTCCGAGGCTTGGTTGCTCTCACCCGATCCTGACCTACTGGCCCGGGTCGAAGCCGAACTCCACAGCCAGCTCGCCACCCTCCCCCGAGCCGAGATAGCCCGCAAGGCCCTCGAGAGGAGCGGGTTGGTCCGGGTGGGGAGCTTGGAAGAAGCGCTCGAGCTGGCCAACCTCTATGCTCCCGAGCATCTTTGTCTCTCGGTGGAGGATCCCACCCGCTGGCTGGGGAGGGTGCAAAACGCCGGAGGGGTGTTCCTCGGCGAGCACTCCTGCGAGGCCTTGGGGGATTACATAGCCGGGCCTAGCCACGTGATGCCCACCGCGGGCACGGCCCGCTTTGGAGGGGGGCTGGCGGTGCGGGACTTTCTCAAGATAATCCCGGTGGTAGGGCTTTCCTCCGAGGCAGTAGCCAAGCTAGCTCCGCTGGGGGCCCAGTTGGCGCGGGAAGAGGGGCTCGAGGCCCACGCGCGGGCCCTTGATCTGCGGGCGCATAACGGTAGCCGGGGCGATGAGCGATGA
- a CDS encoding DUF3108 domain-containing protein translates to MVVIPQTLRYNLRFAGQAAGEQRLTLEPLRWGARLILEATVELPSARFGEPRTRQRWESELDPTGYPRRYRERVEGREARVMEVEFLRDEGVVVVSQGKEDLAIPYVSELHDPLSLILAVARLELEPGEVQRYGMVGGRVYVERLADQTLELPWGPTPVRVFRLRPGLTLLYYDADGYPVRLTQKVGDHVFEAQLLQVQRQEGQPQPENREGSRQRRRRRR, encoded by the coding sequence ATGGTAGTCATTCCCCAGACACTGCGCTACAACCTGCGTTTCGCCGGGCAGGCCGCCGGGGAACAGCGGCTCACCCTCGAGCCGCTGCGCTGGGGTGCGCGGCTTATCCTCGAGGCCACCGTTGAGCTACCCTCGGCCCGCTTTGGCGAACCCCGCACCCGCCAGCGCTGGGAGAGTGAACTGGACCCCACTGGCTACCCCCGCCGCTACCGCGAGCGGGTCGAAGGGCGCGAGGCGCGGGTGATGGAGGTTGAGTTCTTACGGGACGAGGGTGTGGTAGTGGTAAGCCAGGGCAAGGAAGACTTGGCGATCCCCTACGTAAGCGAACTACACGACCCCCTCTCGTTGATCCTGGCGGTGGCGCGGCTCGAGCTCGAGCCGGGAGAGGTCCAGCGCTACGGCATGGTAGGGGGGAGGGTCTATGTAGAGCGATTGGCCGATCAGACCCTCGAGCTTCCCTGGGGCCCAACTCCCGTCCGAGTGTTCCGGTTGCGGCCTGGTTTGACCCTGCTCTATTACGATGCAGACGGCTATCCGGTACGGCTGACGCAAAAAGTGGGCGACCACGTATTTGAAGCTCAGCTCCTCCAGGTGCAGCGCCAAGAGGGCCAACCCCAGCCGGAGAACCGGGAAGGGTCGCGCCAGCGCAGGCGCAGACGGCGATAA
- a CDS encoding DUF4900 domain-containing protein: MRRNKGIALVVALLAGALLLTVVLAVVSNLSLSTRRLTGDQGPILQAKYAAESGLAFASKRAETVLDQTGFLIQYLKLPDGANLNQYAANFCNTTASSPSFTNPYTQPPTVQNVTVCTVDPNGTVPASDRWKIFSDNIPDSAYTAWNSKYPSRPISKSTFWTDLFSTHTQEQVLGETGGVRSVYQVPQGVLEPLQVTAYRQGGSWVFRFEIQPQTVRSVGLLLGSANQRLAQQVLERQYGNRLALVLLPPSFAQFAQFTDFNATGVGSERVWFYDSHLYGGPVHTNDVLAFGGGEPWFGGRVSSAGCVRSSPTAPCSSKDPNKVYVNPSAPTKTDVATAFPAYAKPQFANDPNSQTTPPAKDVKWDADYIPLPTTDVAQKTAAQSGGIYIDAGETASTAPGGPYGNLNRLRLWAAKDANGTPLDASDWDAANERWKIDQNHTRYQFIEATMDYRGFGRCEDPIQGISLTPSSVNAPTSSPATVTVNVTRNPNWSGPVFIDNGTAIPSGATISGLGQPYTGNGTLSVSLPAGFAGGSVQIRAQAKSGTGTPAVQGDTGYYTANLTLNAAPQPYYNLNNAGVTVCKGMTATVSISISRQNGHNLPVTLSFTNLPSGISISPSNPTIPAGSSSVSVTISASASASGGTVNISALDSNNTPPGNKNPKSLSITVRDKFAPSATNVSINKPTSGTNSGSTTINLNRCPGYNNPIDISFSGVPTGVTLSPALVSGTTASSISVSVTVSTLATPGTYTVTGTATSNDGTRQTFTFNITINGPSYTLTANDVSVARGGSTSYIVSVSHQNGHNLGGLLSFSGLPTGVSLTPATATWPASTSTANLSFTLAVSSSATPGSYTITVNGVDTAGLTASDTFKLSIPAPDFALSLSKSQVDLIRGGSPVTLNVTITPSNGFSGPVNLSFSGLPSGVTVSPSSASVNTSGTATFSLSASNSATLTSGVTVTVTGTGGGLTRTQTFTLTVSGSGGLGWHPRLWQTAALGLGWLTPFTTFALPYPALPNVSVPPPTCTTGKFVNPNYSFTQSAGAKITYRIDKDGYMSARLEISFPDSLRGGTGGTISANSGWVPAGRFNGVLYVDNQQSGSSLAIEELTGPNRISGLRDKNGNPIPTTDPRSAPPAIARFQQITVAAQKTIAISGDLKYEDPPCTGAPTKNADGSVTPAVCGNREEMIDPNNPNYKANILGIYSQDGDIRINAGGTDPYGNPVVGANAPKNTEVHGVLMTSSGRIYSNFNRFYNSPDGNPELGDFRLLGGTISKFYGEVGRDTNGDAKPDQGFGRRYTYDIRTQDSGMTPPAFPTFDKGIPPKVQLWDEALNSSKPIAEGGLNGQYSPRSLKPVTGFTRPAKDQ; the protein is encoded by the coding sequence ATGAGGAGAAACAAGGGTATCGCGCTGGTAGTGGCACTGCTCGCGGGAGCGCTTTTACTTACGGTAGTTCTCGCGGTGGTATCAAACCTCTCCCTTTCCACACGCCGCCTCACCGGCGATCAAGGGCCTATCCTGCAAGCCAAGTACGCTGCCGAATCCGGTCTGGCCTTTGCCAGCAAGCGAGCCGAAACGGTGTTGGACCAGACCGGGTTTTTGATTCAATACCTCAAGCTACCCGATGGGGCCAACCTTAACCAGTACGCGGCCAACTTCTGCAACACCACTGCCAGTAGCCCCAGCTTCACCAATCCCTATACCCAGCCGCCTACGGTTCAGAATGTCACGGTATGCACCGTAGATCCAAACGGCACCGTACCCGCCAGTGACCGTTGGAAAATCTTCAGCGACAATATCCCTGACTCGGCTTACACTGCTTGGAACTCCAAATACCCAAGCCGCCCTATCAGCAAAAGCACCTTCTGGACCGACTTGTTCAGCACCCATACGCAAGAACAGGTTTTGGGGGAGACGGGTGGAGTGCGCTCGGTCTACCAAGTCCCGCAAGGGGTCCTGGAGCCTCTCCAGGTAACCGCCTACCGGCAAGGAGGTAGCTGGGTTTTCCGCTTCGAAATCCAGCCCCAAACCGTTCGGTCGGTTGGTTTGCTCCTAGGCAGTGCAAACCAACGTCTAGCCCAACAGGTCCTCGAGCGCCAGTATGGCAACCGCTTAGCCTTGGTGCTCTTACCTCCCAGCTTCGCCCAGTTCGCCCAGTTCACCGACTTCAACGCCACCGGCGTGGGCAGCGAGCGGGTGTGGTTCTACGATAGCCACTTGTATGGCGGCCCCGTACACACCAATGACGTGTTGGCCTTTGGTGGCGGAGAACCCTGGTTTGGCGGACGGGTGAGCAGCGCAGGCTGTGTGAGGTCGAGTCCCACCGCTCCATGCAGCAGCAAAGACCCAAACAAGGTGTATGTAAACCCCAGCGCCCCCACCAAAACCGACGTTGCCACGGCATTCCCAGCCTATGCCAAGCCCCAATTCGCCAACGATCCCAATAGCCAAACCACCCCCCCCGCTAAAGATGTCAAGTGGGATGCTGACTATATTCCCTTACCTACCACAGATGTAGCTCAGAAAACCGCTGCGCAAAGTGGAGGCATCTACATCGACGCGGGCGAGACCGCCTCGACAGCCCCAGGAGGCCCCTACGGCAACCTCAACCGCCTGAGGCTCTGGGCGGCCAAGGATGCCAATGGCACCCCTTTGGATGCCTCCGACTGGGACGCCGCCAACGAGCGCTGGAAGATTGATCAAAACCACACCCGTTACCAGTTCATCGAGGCCACTATGGACTACCGGGGCTTCGGGCGCTGCGAGGATCCCATCCAAGGCATCAGCCTCACCCCCTCCTCGGTGAACGCGCCTACTAGTAGCCCGGCCACGGTGACGGTAAACGTCACCCGCAACCCCAACTGGAGCGGGCCGGTGTTTATAGATAACGGTACCGCCATTCCCAGCGGGGCCACCATCAGTGGACTGGGCCAGCCCTACACCGGCAACGGCACCCTAAGCGTTAGCCTGCCTGCGGGCTTCGCCGGGGGAAGCGTGCAGATAAGGGCCCAGGCCAAGAGCGGCACAGGCACCCCGGCCGTACAGGGGGACACCGGGTACTACACCGCTAATCTGACCCTAAACGCCGCCCCACAGCCCTACTACAACCTGAACAATGCAGGGGTAACCGTTTGCAAAGGGATGACGGCCACTGTCAGCATCAGCATTTCGCGGCAAAACGGGCATAACCTTCCTGTAACCCTGAGCTTTACCAACCTGCCCAGCGGCATCAGCATCAGCCCGTCCAACCCCACCATCCCCGCAGGCAGCAGCAGTGTGAGCGTCACCATTAGCGCTAGCGCCAGTGCCAGTGGTGGAACAGTAAACATCAGCGCCCTCGACTCCAACAACACCCCGCCCGGCAATAAAAACCCCAAAAGCCTCAGCATCACCGTACGTGACAAATTCGCCCCAAGCGCAACCAACGTCAGCATCAACAAGCCCACCAGTGGTACCAACTCCGGCAGCACCACTATCAACCTCAACCGCTGCCCTGGCTATAACAACCCCATTGACATCAGCTTCTCCGGGGTGCCGACCGGGGTGACCTTGAGTCCGGCATTGGTCAGCGGCACTACCGCGAGCAGCATAAGTGTCAGCGTCACCGTCAGCACCCTTGCGACCCCTGGCACCTATACCGTGACCGGAACCGCCACCAGCAACGACGGAACCAGGCAGACTTTCACCTTCAACATCACCATCAACGGTCCCAGCTATACTCTGACCGCTAACGACGTCAGCGTGGCTCGGGGGGGAAGCACCAGCTATATCGTGAGCGTCAGCCACCAAAACGGCCACAACCTGGGGGGTCTCCTGAGCTTTTCGGGCCTGCCTACCGGGGTGAGCCTTACCCCCGCCACCGCCACCTGGCCCGCTAGCACTTCCACAGCAAACTTGTCTTTTACCCTGGCGGTCTCCTCTAGCGCCACCCCCGGTAGCTACACCATCACGGTGAATGGTGTAGACACCGCGGGCCTCACCGCGTCTGATACCTTCAAGCTCAGCATCCCCGCGCCTGATTTCGCCCTCAGCCTCAGCAAGAGCCAGGTAGACCTCATCCGCGGGGGCAGCCCGGTGACCCTCAACGTCACCATCACGCCAAGCAATGGTTTTAGCGGTCCGGTAAACCTCAGCTTTAGCGGCCTACCCAGCGGCGTCACGGTGAGCCCATCGAGCGCCAGCGTCAACACCAGCGGCACCGCCACCTTCAGCCTTTCCGCCAGCAACTCCGCGACCCTCACCTCTGGCGTCACCGTCACCGTCACCGGCACGGGCGGTGGCCTGACCCGCACCCAAACCTTCACCCTCACCGTAAGCGGTAGCGGCGGCTTGGGGTGGCATCCGCGCCTTTGGCAGACGGCAGCGTTAGGGCTGGGCTGGCTGACGCCCTTCACCACCTTCGCCCTCCCCTACCCGGCCTTGCCTAACGTGAGTGTCCCACCCCCTACGTGCACTACCGGGAAATTCGTAAACCCCAACTATAGCTTCACGCAAAGCGCCGGGGCCAAAATCACCTACCGCATCGACAAGGACGGCTACATGAGCGCGCGGCTGGAGATTAGCTTCCCCGACTCGCTCCGAGGCGGTACGGGCGGCACCATCAGCGCCAACTCGGGCTGGGTACCAGCGGGCCGGTTCAACGGGGTGCTCTACGTGGACAACCAGCAGTCAGGCTCGAGCCTGGCCATCGAAGAGCTCACAGGCCCCAACCGCATTAGCGGCCTGCGGGATAAGAATGGGAACCCCATTCCCACTACCGACCCCCGCTCGGCCCCTCCGGCTATCGCGCGCTTCCAGCAGATCACCGTCGCCGCGCAGAAGACCATCGCCATCAGCGGTGACCTCAAGTACGAGGATCCCCCCTGCACCGGGGCACCCACCAAGAATGCTGACGGCAGCGTAACCCCGGCGGTGTGTGGTAACCGGGAGGAGATGATCGATCCCAATAACCCGAATTACAAGGCCAACATCCTGGGTATCTACTCCCAAGACGGGGATATCCGCATCAACGCTGGCGGGACTGACCCCTACGGCAACCCGGTGGTCGGGGCCAACGCGCCCAAGAATACCGAGGTGCATGGGGTGCTGATGACCTCGAGCGGACGCATCTACTCTAACTTCAACCGCTTCTATAACAGCCCCGATGGCAACCCGGAGTTAGGCGACTTCCGGCTCTTAGGTGGCACCATCAGCAAGTTCTACGGCGAGGTGGGGCGCGACACCAACGGCGATGCCAAGCCCGACCAGGGCTTCGGACGGCGGTACACCTATGATATCCGTACGCAGGACAGCGGAATGACCCCACCTGCCTTCCCGACGTTTGACAAGGGGATTCCTCCCAAGGTCCAACTCTGGGACGAAGCTTTGAACTCGAGCAAGCCCATCGCCGAAGGAGGGCTCAACGGACAATACTCCCCCCGTTCGCTCAAACCCGTTACCGGCTTTACCCGCCCGGCCAAGGATCAGTGA
- a CDS encoding GspH/FimT family protein produces the protein MRAKGFSLLELLVVLLILGLLGALGFITLRESINRGQVREVATRLAADLAQARSSAQRYARPSRLELTPDGKGYTLILRQGAADQVVQTYTTPPGITLEAVGSTPTQITYDAPLGEVTTNSAAAFAAEVKSNRTTYSRVVRAIGVTGKVVMR, from the coding sequence ATGCGCGCCAAGGGTTTCTCCCTCCTCGAGCTCTTAGTGGTTTTGCTCATCCTGGGGCTTCTGGGAGCGCTGGGCTTCATCACCTTGCGGGAAAGCATCAACCGCGGCCAGGTTCGGGAGGTAGCTACCCGTCTCGCGGCGGATCTGGCCCAGGCCCGTAGCTCAGCCCAGCGCTATGCGCGGCCCTCGCGACTCGAACTGACGCCCGATGGCAAAGGCTATACCCTCATCCTGCGTCAAGGGGCAGCGGATCAGGTGGTCCAGACCTACACCACACCCCCAGGCATTACCCTAGAGGCCGTGGGCTCCACCCCTACCCAAATCACCTACGATGCCCCCCTGGGGGAGGTCACTACCAATAGTGCAGCGGCCTTCGCAGCCGAGGTAAAATCCAACCGGACTACGTACTCTAGGGTGGTACGCGCCATTGGGGTCACCGGCAAGGTGGTGATGCGATGA
- a CDS encoding type II secretion system protein, translating into MRQQGLTLIEVLVAIAIFAVILAVVVPLLGFFRLNNQSTRTLNATTLAQNVVEEVRGFWQDPDHYNKTCYEPASPLPSQVSLQAYTLDSAGGSPSPLTVNYSCASATPDAAYISLKRMEVVVKDPSDATKVLARVTVDVPNPTPPPIN; encoded by the coding sequence ATGAGGCAGCAGGGCTTAACCTTGATCGAGGTACTGGTAGCCATCGCTATCTTCGCGGTGATCCTGGCGGTGGTGGTGCCCCTTCTGGGCTTCTTTCGCCTGAATAACCAAAGCACCCGTACCCTAAACGCCACCACGCTAGCCCAGAATGTTGTGGAGGAGGTGCGGGGGTTCTGGCAAGATCCCGACCACTACAACAAAACTTGCTACGAGCCTGCATCACCACTACCCAGCCAGGTGAGCTTGCAAGCATACACGCTGGATTCAGCAGGAGGCAGCCCTTCCCCACTCACCGTGAACTATAGCTGTGCCAGCGCTACCCCTGACGCCGCTTATATCTCCCTCAAGAGAATGGAGGTAGTAGTCAAAGACCCCAGCGATGCCACCAAGGTTCTGGCCCGCGTCACAGTGGACGTGCCTAACCCCACTCCCCCACCTATCAACTGA
- a CDS encoding PilW family protein, producing MRSKGFTLFELLVAMALVGLIFTAFLQVFTGTLSQSTLTSARSDLLKEGQIAVQVMASKLQEACYVYPNGKTLRMADSGYSTQNLHGGYDWTVGSDPILAMLLPPDPNSANPNSYRFIAYYPLLRGFYNSNAGSSLQLESDPANDNVWVLMEYRRNLDQSLKPSNFASSPASCAALAGGLTRADIQGGTARILVDYVSPQNDLFSTNDKPTDPNDAPTAATLNLRMQRSVQGKSLSVAGGGSGLSVRVFPRNLSVLSP from the coding sequence ATGCGAAGTAAAGGCTTTACTTTGTTCGAACTCCTGGTGGCCATGGCGCTAGTGGGCTTGATCTTTACCGCTTTTCTCCAGGTATTTACTGGAACCCTCAGCCAGTCCACCCTCACCAGTGCCCGCTCCGACCTGCTGAAAGAAGGCCAGATCGCCGTGCAGGTGATGGCTTCAAAGCTACAAGAAGCCTGCTATGTCTACCCTAACGGCAAAACCCTACGTATGGCCGATAGCGGCTACAGCACCCAAAACCTGCATGGGGGTTACGACTGGACGGTGGGCAGTGACCCCATTCTGGCGATGCTTCTTCCGCCCGACCCCAATAGCGCCAATCCGAACTCCTATCGTTTCATCGCCTACTACCCGTTGCTGCGCGGTTTTTACAATAGCAACGCCGGGTCCAGCCTGCAGCTGGAGAGTGACCCGGCCAACGACAACGTCTGGGTGCTGATGGAATACCGCCGTAACCTTGATCAAAGCCTCAAGCCCAGCAATTTTGCCAGTAGTCCAGCTTCCTGCGCCGCTCTAGCTGGAGGGCTGACCCGCGCTGACATCCAAGGCGGCACCGCTCGCATATTAGTAGATTATGTAAGCCCCCAAAACGACCTCTTCAGCACCAACGACAAACCCACCGACCCTAACGATGCCCCTACCGCAGCTACGCTAAACCTGCGGATGCAGCGCAGTGTCCAGGGGAAAAGCCTGAGTGTAGCTGGCGGAGGGAGTGGTCTTAGTGTACGGGTGTTTCCCCGCAACCTGAGCGTCCTCTCCCCCTAG